From the genome of Aspergillus fumigatus Af293 chromosome 1, whole genome shotgun sequence, one region includes:
- a CDS encoding exportin CRM1 has translation MSVSIQELDNTVRAFYEGKGDLQKQAQQTLTEFKQNPDAWLIVGNILQESSYLQTKYLALQVLDDVIMTRWKVLPREQCLGIRNFIVNFIIENSKSEEKLRSERAFLNKLNLVLVSILKQEWPHNWPTFINEIISSCHTSLSICENNMAILRLLSEEVFDFSQDQMTSIKARNLKTSMTQEFSSIFQLCSEVLNTANQPSLIKATLETLLRFLNWIPLGYIFETPIINTLLTRFLDVPDFRNVTLKCLTEIGGLQIGNPYNYDERLVQMFTETLTIVSKTIPLSMDLKQTYAKSNSRDQEFVLNLALFLSSFFSAHLTLIEKLPNRDYLTHAHFYLIRISQIDDREVFKICLEYWTRLVQELYEEMQQLPITDINPLVSMGVSGLSNGGAPHPSTLANYPLRKHKYEEVLSNLRTVMIEKMVRPEEVLIVENDEGEIVREFVKESDTIQLYKTIRECLVYLTHLDVVDTENIMIEKLAKQVDGSEWSWANCNTLCWAIGSISGAMNEETEKRFLVTVIKDLLGLTEMKRGKDNKAVVASNIMYIVGQYPRFLKAHWKFLKTVVNKLFEFMHETHEGVQDMACDTFIKIANKCRRHFVALQPGENEPFIEEIVRNMRKITCDLSPQQVHTFYEACGYMISAQGQKSLQDRLIENLMSLPNSAWDAIIAQANQDPSILQDGETIKIIGNIMKTNVAACSSIGTYFYSQIGRIYHDMLNMYRASSQLINDAVAHDGNIATKTPKVRGLRTIKKEILKLIDTYVQKADDLEMVNANMVPPLLEAVLVDYNRNVPDAREAEVLNVMTTIVHKLHSLMEDKVPLIMESVFECTLEMINKDFHEYPEHRVQFFKLLQAINLYCFPALLKLDATQFKFVIDSCMWASKHDNREVENTGLTMCLELMNNMAETDTQTSSIFFRQFFIPILQDVFFVLTDSDHKAGFKSQAMLLSRMFYFIESGKVQEPIYSPEQAPLGTSNKDFLQEYVANLLQNAFKNLQEIQIKQFVVGLFTFNDDFNKFKTHLRDFLISLKEFAGDNAELYAEEREQALRDAQAAERDRAMRVGGLLKPSEMDQEDEL, from the exons ATGTCTGTTTCTATACAAGAATTGGACAACACTGTCCGGGCCTTCTATGAGGGCAAAGGGGATTTG CAAAAGCAAGCCCAGCAGACTCTAACAGAA TTTAAACAAAACCCGGACGCTTGGTTGATCGTGGGTAATATACTCCAAGAATCGTCGTATTTGCAAACAAAGT ACCTCGCGCTGCAGGTTCTTGACGATGTGATTATGACCAGATGGAAAGTTCTACCAAGAGAGCAATGCCTCG GCATACGAAATTTCATCGTCAACTTCATTATCGAAAACTCCAAGTCAGAAGAGAAGCTCAGGAGTGAACGCGCGTTTTTGAATAAGCTCAACCTGGTCCTCGTTTCTATCCTGAAGCAAGAGTGGCCTCATAATTGGCCTACTTTCATCAATGAAATAATCTCGTCTTGTCATACGAGTCTCTCTATCTGCGAAAACAACATGGCCATCCTTCGCTTGTTATCAGAGGAAGTATTTGACTTTTCGCAGGATCAGATGACTTCTATCAAGGCCAGAAATCTCAAGACTTCCATGACTCAGGAATTCtcatccatcttccagctgtGCTCCGAAGTTTTGAATACAGCAAACCAGCCGAGTCTAATCAAAGCCACATTAGAGACTCTCCTTCGGTTCCTCAATTGGATACCCCTGGGATACATATTTGAGACCCCCATCATCAACACCCTCTTAACTCGTTTCCTGGACGTTCCGGATTTTCGGAATGTGACATTGAAGTGTCTCACCGAGATTGGAGGATTGCAAATCGGCAACCCTTACAATTACGATGAAAGATTGGTTCAAATGTTCACTGAGACATTGACCATAGTCTCGAAAACCATTCCACTCTCCATGGATTTAAAGCAGACATATGCCAAAAGCAATTCGAGGGATCAGGAGTTTGTCCTCAACTTAGCACTGTTCCTCTCCAGCTTTTTCAGTGCTCATCTAACT CTCATTGAGAAGTTACCGAATCGTGACTATCTCACACACGCCCATTTTTACCTTATTCGTATTAGTCAGATCGACGACAGAGAGGTCTTCAAAATTTGTCTGGAGTACTGGACAAGACTAGTGCAGGAGTTGTACGAGGAGATGCAACAACTCCCAATCACAGATATCAACCCCTTGGTTAGCATGGGTGTTAGTGGGTTGTCAAACGGAGGGGCACCACATCCTAGCACTCTTGCCAATTATCCCCTTCGCAAGCATAAGTACGAGGAAGTCTTGTCGAACCTTCGCACTGTGATGATCGAGAAAATGGTCAGGCCAGAAGAAGTCTTGATTGTCGAAAACGACGAGGGCGAAATTGTTCGCGAATTCGTCAAAGAAAGCGACACGATTCAGCTCTATAAGACAATACGGGAGTGTTTGGTTTATCTGACACATCTTGACGTCGTCGACACAGAAAATATCATGATCGAGAAGTTGGCTAAACAGGTGGACGGGTCTGAGTGGTCATGGGCTAATTGCAATACTTTATGTTGGGCAATTGGGTCAATCTCGGGGGCCATGAATGAGGAGACTGAAAAGCGCTTCCTTGTCACTGTGATCAAGGACCTTCTGGGTCTCACAGAAATGAAGCGAGGAAAAGACAACAAAGCGGTCGTCGCCAGTAACATTATGTATATTGTAGGGCAGTATCCGCGATTCTTGAAGGCCCATTGGAAATTCCTGAAGACGGTTGTCAACAAATTGTTTGAATTTATGCACGAAACACATGAAG GTGTCCAAGACATGGCGTGCGATACATTTATCAAGATCGCAAACAAGTGCAGACGCCATTTTGTCGCCCTTCAGCCTGGGGAGAACGAGCCATTCATTGAGGAAATTGTTCGGAACATGAGAAAGATCACCTGTGACCTTTCACCACAACAAGTTCACACTTTCTACGAAGCGTGCGGATATATGATTTCTGCCCAAGGCCAAAAAAGCCTCCAGGATCGTTTGATCGAGAACTTGATGTCCCTTCCTAACTCGGCGTGGGATGCTATTATAGCCCAGGCGAATCAAGACCCGTCCATACTCCAGGATGGAGAAACGATAAAGATCATCGGCAACATTATGAAGACGAATGTTGCAGCATGTTCCTCGATTGGCACATACTTTTATTCCCAGATTGGCCGCATCTACCATGATATGCTGAACATGTATCGGGCTTCTAGTCAACTCATTAACGATGCTGTTGCGCACGATG GCAACATCGCCACCAAGACCCCGAAAGTCCGAGGACTTCGTAccatcaagaaggagattctTAAGCTGATCGATACCTATGTGCAGAAAGCTGATGATCTGGAGATGGTCAACGCAAACATGGTTCCACCTCTCCTGGAGGCCGTTCTGGTGGATTATAACCGAAATGTTCCCGACGCACGGGAAGCAGAGGTGCTGAACGTCATGACCACAATCGTTCATAAATTACAT AGCCTTATGGAAGACAAGGTTCCTTTAATCATGGAGAGTGTGTTCGAATGCACCCTCGAGATGATCAACAAAGACTTCCATGAGTATCCAGAGCACCGTGTGCAGTTCTTTAAATTGCTCCAAGCGATCAATCTATACTGTTTTCCGGCGTTACTCAAACTTGATGCCACACAATTCAAGTTTGTGATCGACTCTTGCATGTGGGCCAGTAAACATGACAACCGCGAAGTGGAAAATACTGGCCTTACAATGTGCCTCGAACTGATGAACAATATGGCCGAGACCGATACGCAAACATCGAGCATTTTCTTTCGCCAATTTTTCATCCCTATCCTCCAAGACGTCTTCTTTGTTCTTACCGACAGCGATCACAAAGCAG GGTTCAAATCTCAAGCAATGCTACTGTCCCGTATGTTCTACTTCATCGAATCCGGGAAGGTCCAAGAACCCATCTATTCCCCCGAACAAGCGCCGCTCGGGACATCCAACAAAGACTTCTTGCAAGAATACGTTGCCAACCTCTTACAAAATGCTTTCAAGAATCTTCAGGA GATACAAATCAAGCAGTTTGTAGTTGGCTTGTTTACCTTCAATGATGACTTCAACAAGTTCAAGACCCATTTGCGGGatttcttgatttctttgaAAGAATTCGCAGGTGATAATGCAGAACTTTATGCAGAGGAAAGAGAGCAGGCTCTGCGGGATGCGCAGGCAGCAGAACGAGACCGGGCAATGAGAGTTGGAGGACTTTTAAAGCCGTCTGAAATGGATCAGGAGGATGAGCTCTGA
- a CDS encoding shugoshin family protein, with protein MARLNESTAPTEAIDILKRRFVRQNREIARVNSIQSLRIRTLESDVSNLLAENVSLREQVIMLSQELERIESAKSLHDGVYDIKTRLNNKLAELGNLVNELGALPRRLGKSYDDRLGAGGLGQLELSRSESIIRKPDPEINLICKKQGGLPVILEDKCYPRETLESQEIRHLIDSGREIYTAPDPTDAPSPPSTVKRRESTPSEKDLENIEILGVDERLDDETLFSNSMTGQRQKPDPSASSDISPTSGQPSITELEETISPRRAGQKRKFGADREDEYLLTGIGDDDFQYSRPRHSSLGKVEGRVSTRRRDPLLREDTQPKRDSGTHKASQRKALDPKNGNLSITSDEQPPTTTHDGTSKKSQRQKGPLNLVEPGEESICQQQGNFGNSFSQCSNDNERKETNAHEIVALPNKKGQKSESLSPAKTVSIFQGASGMTSSILNAPPSRPSRRQRSVVSYAEPNLRDKMRRHTNEFVPAVGGERQTKTLNTAALPKSTDEGDVGLQTDISRAKNPENSPGTTRDHISILEKASGHTSRSTVNMVSLRKKKNILANIVTAGEEDHDTLQSELSSGASERPNFSVENSKPRGCEDQNTLRISNAARNNELDSQSTDDTDSLQRHIAEESAPTSDRRKQPRRHSSHSKTSTQHTQGELRTDLQSTRKLSTSGAPSKVLRPTMQAENADTDSAVLDEETGSLSKAMVGGRLKRGHRAVARRKSMVL; from the exons ATGGCTCGATTGAATGAATCCACGGCTCCGACAGAGGCCATTGATATCC TGAAGCGACGATTTGTGCGGCAGAACCGCGAGATTGCCCGTGTCAACTCAATACAATCCCTTCGTATTCGCACCCTTGAATCCGATGTTTCAAACTTGCTCGCGGAGAATGTTTCCCTACGAGAGCAGGTAATAATGCTGAGTCAAGAGTTGGAAAGAATTGAATCGGCCAAATCGCTCCACGATGGCGTCTATGACATCAAAACGAGATTGAATAACAAGTTAGCAGAATTAGGCAATCTCGTTAACGAGTTGGGCGCATTACCTCGCAGGTTGGGCAAGTCCTATGATGACAGATTGGGCGCCGGAGGTCTGGGGCAACTCGAACTATCGAGATCCGAATCCATAATTAGAAAACCTGACCCTGAGATCAACTTGATTTGTAAAAAACAGGGAGGTCTGCCGGTTATTCTCGAAGACAAATGCTACCCGCGAGAAACCCTTGA GTCGCAGGAGATACGACACCTGATCGATTCTGGTCGTGAGATCTATACGGCTCCAGACCCGACGGATGCACCATCGCCACCATCGACAGTCAAGCGTCGAGAGTCTACCCCTTCTGAGAAAGATCTTGAGAATATCGAAATACTTGGCGTTGATGAGAGGTTGGACGACGAAACGTTATTCTCGAATTCAATGACGGGGCAGAGACAAAAGCCAGACCCTTCCGCCTCGAGCGATATCTCACCAACATCGGGGCAGCCCTCAATCactgagctggaggagacaaTATCTCCAAGGAGGGCTGGGCAAAAGAGGAAATTTGGTGCAGATCGTGAAGACGAATACCTCTTGACCGGTATAGGCGATGATGATTTCCAATACAGTCGGCCGCGCCACTCTTCGCTCGGGAAAGTCGAAGGACGTGTGTCTACCCGTAGGAGGGACCCGTTACTCAGAGAGGACACGCAGCCGAAGCGGGATTCTGGTACTCACAAAGCATCTCAACGCAAAGCTCTTGATCCAA AGAATGGCAACCTTAGCATCACCTCAGATGAACAACCCCCTACCACAACCCATGATGGCACGAGCAAGAAATCACAAAGACAGAAAGGGCCTCTCAATCTAGTAGAGCCTGGAGAAGAATCAATATGCCAGCAACAGGGTAACTTTGGAAATTCCTTCAGCCAATGTTCAAATGACAATGAGCGGAAAGAAACTAATGCTCACGAAATAGTCGCGCTTCCAAACAAGAAGGGACAGAAATCAGAATCATTGTCCCCTGCAAAAACTGTATCTATATTTCAAGGTGCCTCTGGAatgacttcttcaatatTAAACGCCCCGCCGTCACGTCCGTCAAGACGTCAAAGATCTGTTGTGAGCTATGCCGAACCGAATTTGAGAGACAAAATGCGTCGACACACAAACGAATTTGTTCCCGCTGTCGGGGGGGAGAGGCAGACCAAGACATTGAACACAGCTGCGCTTCCCAAGTCTACCGATGAGGGAGACGTGGGGTTACAAACCGATATCAGCCGAGCAAAAAACCCGGAGAATTCGCCAGGGACGACCCGGGACCACATATCAATATTGGAAAAGGCTTCGGGTCACACATCACGTTCTACCGTAAACATGGTTTCACtcagaaaaaaaaagaacatTCTGGCGAATATTGTGACcgctggcgaagaggaccATGATACTCTACAAAGCGAGCTGTCATCGGGCGCTAGTGAGAGACCCAACTTCTCTGTTGAAAACAGCAAGCCCAGAGGATGCGAGGACCAGAATACGCTCCGCATTTCAAATGCCGCGAGAAATAATGAGCTGGACTCACAATCTACAGATGATACTGACTCCTTGCAAAGACATATTGCAGAAGAATCAGCGCCAACTTCTGATAGACGCAAACAACCCCGACGCCACTCTTCACACTCCAAAACATCCACCCAGCATACCCAAGGCGAATTAAGGACGGACCTGCAATCAACTCGGAAGTTGTCGACATCGGGTGCTCCTTCCAAGGTACTGAGACCAACGATGCAGGCCGAGAACGCTGACACCGATAGCGCAGTATTGGACGAAGAAACGGGATCTCTTTCAAAAGCAATGGTGGGAGGGCGGCTGAAACGTGGACATCGGGCGGTCGCACGAAGAAAAAGTATGGTGCTATGA
- a CDS encoding cytochrome P450, with protein MAIAAAVSSLQQNVLRHPLQSLAITALVVPIIYIIINEFIRASARVPGFKGPRGLPLIGNLAQIRKNAAEQYRIWSKTYGPVYQIQLGNIPIIVVNSAAAAKILFGQNAQALSSRPEFYTFHRIVSNTAGTTIGTSPYSESLKRRRKGAASALNRPSVESYVSHLDVETKAFVAELLKYGNGGKTPVDPMAMIQRLSLSLSLTLNWGVRVASQEEDLFNEITHVEEEISKFRSTTGNLQDYIPLLRLNPFSTNSRKAKEMRDRRDRYLNALNRDLDDRMEKGIHKPCIQANVILDKEAKLNKEELISISLTMLSGGLDTITTLVAWSFCLLSRRPDIQEKAAQAIQDMFSQDEPLCDAQDDQKCAYVAALVRECLRYYTVLRLALPRTSIKDITYDGKVIPKGTVFFLNSWACNMDPEVWNDPEEFRPERWFEQPDAPMLTYGIGYRMCAGSLLANRELYLVFMRTLNSFHIEPHDDVDWHPINGNSDPTSLVAIPKKYKVRFVPKNEQALTRALA; from the exons ATGGCTatagcagcagcagtgtcCTCATTGCAACAAAACGTCCTTCGGCAccctcttcagtctctggCTATAACAGCACTGGTTGTACCGATAATCTATATTATCATAAACGAGTTTATCCGTGCATCTGCTCGCGTACCAGGATTCAAGGGTCCCCGCGGTCTCCCTTTAATCGGAAATTTGGCACAAATTCGCAAAAATGCGGCCGAACAGTACCGTATATGGTCAAAAACCTACGGGCCCGTCTACCAAATTCAACTGGGTAATATACCCATCATAGTCGTCAACTCGGCTGCCGCAGCAAAGATACTCTTCGGTCAAAATGCGCAAGCCCTCAGCTCAAGACCCGAGTTCTATACTTTTCACCGA ATTGTTTCGAACACCGCTGGGACGACAATTGGAACTTCTCCCTATAGTGAGTCtctgaaaaggagaagaaagggcGCTGCATCAGCTCTCAACCGGCCGTCGGTCGAGTCTTACGTGTCACACTTGGATGTGGAGACAAAGGCGTTTGTGGCAGAGCTTCTTAAATATGGAAATGGAGGAAAGACACCTGTGGATCCTATGGCAATGATCCAGCGTCTCAGTCTGAGTCTATCTTTGACGCTTAATTGGGGAGTGCGAGTGGCATCACAAGAGGAAGATCTGTTCAATGAGATTACGCacgtggaagaggagatcaGCAAATTTAGGAGCACCACGGGCAATTTGCAGGACTACATTCCCCTCTTGCGGCTGAACCCCTTCAGCACCAACTCGAGGAAAGCAAAAGAGATGAGAGACCGGCGTGACAGATATCTTAATGCACTTAACCGGGACCTGGATGACCGGATGGAGAAAGGCATTCACAAGCCTTGCATTCAGGCCAACGTTATTCTCGACAAGGAAGCAAAATTGAATAAAGAAGAACTCATCTCTATCAGCTTGACCATGCTCTCCGGAGGCCTTGACACTATTACCACACTCGTGGCTTGGAGTTTTTGTCTCCTGTCTCGTCGTCCTGATATCCAGGAGAAGGCGGCACAAGCGATCCAGGACATGTTTAGCCAGGATGAGCCCTTGTGCGATGCCCAAGATGACCAGAAGTGCGCATACGTCGCTGCACTGGTGAGGGAATGCCTGAG ATATTATACCGTCCTCCGTCTTGCGCTTCCGCGGACCTCTATCAAAGACATCACTTACGACGGCAAGGTCATTCCGAAGGGCacagtcttctttctgaatTCTTGGGCTTGTAATATGG ACCCCGAAGTTTGGAACGATCCCGAGGAATTCAGACCGGAGAGATGGTTTGAACAACCAGATGCACCCATGCTGACCTATGGCATCGGCTATCGCATGTGCGCCGGCTCGCTACTCGCTAACCGGGAATTGTACCTGGTCTTCATGCGCACTCTAAACAGTTTTCATATTGAACCACATGACGACGTTGACTGGCACCCCATTAATGGGAACTCGGACCCCACAAGTCTGGTTGCGATTCCCAAGAAATACAAGGTCCGCTTTGTTCCAAAAAATGAGCAAGCCCTTACACGAGCCTTGGCTTAA
- a CDS encoding glycerol-3-phosphate dehydrogenase GUT2: MAARHSRKFLRPLLYTSAAAATGAGVLYISYRPRNIPGSEAPAVPPPGYHEGKLVPPSFPAIKSRLEQIEDLKRSSSGNDDEYDLLVIGGGATGSGIALDAATRGLKVAVVERDDFSAGTSSKSTKLVHGGVRYLEKAVWELDYNQYKLVKEALRERKYFLNTAPHLSSWLPIMVPVQKWWQAPYFWAGTKAYDWLAGSEGIESSYFLTKSKAIDAFPMLRRDNLIGAMVYYDGAHNDSRMNVSLAMTAALYGSTVVNHMQVTGLTKDESGKLNGARVKDLIPGKNGQEAEEFTVRAKGIINATGPFTDSIRKMDEPDVKEIVAPSAGVHVILPGYYSPSKMGLIDPSTSDGRVIFFLPWQGNTIAGTTDQPTEITTQPEPSEKDINWILSEVRGYLAPDINVERSDVLAAWSGIRPLVRDPKVKSSEALVRNHLISVSPSGLLTCAGGKWTTYRQMAEEAVDEAIKVFGLKPRAVSQVPDISGVGGSGLVSDGAVLDGSCQTHQVRLIGAHGYSKTLFINLIQHFGLETDVAKHLTESYGDRAWQVAALSAPTDARFPLRGRRISALYPFIDGEVRYAVRHEYAQTAVDVIARRTRLAFLNAEAALEALPGIIDLMGAELNWDDKRKEVEWKDSVSFLSSMGLPKSLLGISRSEVEAGRVKELDLADRKSSRTEPPADVLNGDKSKDGSKSSDPLISPESPANK, encoded by the exons ATGGCCGCTCGTCATTCTCGCAAGTTCTTGAGACCTCTGCTCTACACATCTGCTGCGGCAGCGACAGGAGCTGGTGTGCTCTACATCTCATATCGCCCCCGCAATATCCCTGGCTCGGAAGCGCCCGCCGTACCACCGCCTGGCTACCATGAAGGGAAGCTTGTCCCTCCCAGCTTCCCTGCGATAAAATCGCGGCTAGAGCAGATTGAAGACCTCAAACGGAGTTCCTCTGGTAACGATGATGAATACGACCTTCTCGTTATCGGCGGTGGCGCTACTGGCTCGGGAATAGCGCTTGACGCCGCAACTCGAGGTCTGAAAGTAGCTGTTGTGGAAAGAGATGACTTTAGCGCTGGCACTAGCAGCAAGAGTACAAAACTTGTACACGGCGGGGTTCGATATCTTGAAAAGGCCGTGTGGGAGCTGGATTATAATCA ATATAAACTTGTGAAAGAGGCATTGAGAGAGCGCAAATACTTCCTAAATACAGCGCCCCATCTCTCCAGTTGGCTTCCTATCATGGTGCCAGTGCAGAAATGGTGGCAAGCGCCTTACTTCTGGGCCGGTACAAAGGCCTATGACTGGTTGGCTGGCTCTGAAGGGATAGAGAGCTCATATTTTCTCACCAAGAGCAAAGCCATTGATGCGTTCCCCATGTTGAGAAGAGACAACCTCATCGGTGCGATGGTCTACTATG ATGGAGCGCACAATGATTCTCGGATGAATGTGTCTCTAGCCATGACTGCAGCTTTGTACGGAAGCACAGTCGTCAACCACATGCAGGTTACTGGCTTAACCAAAGATGAATCAGGAAAGTTGAATGGGGCCCGCGTGAAGGACTTGATTCCGGGAAAGAATGGTCAAGAGGCAGAGGAATTCACAGTCAGAGCTAAGGGAATAATCAACGCCACTGGTCCATTCACTGATTCAATTCGGAAAATGGACGAGCCCGATGTTAAAGAGATTGTAGCTCCCAGTGCTGGCGTTCACGTTATCCTTCCGGGTTATTACAGCCCCTCGAAAATGGGCCTCATTGATCCGTCCACTTCCGATGGACgcgtcatcttctttcttccgTGGCAGGGCAACACTATAGCTGGTACAACAGATCAGCCGACGGAGATCACCACCCAACCCGAACCTTCTGAGAAGGACATCAACTGGATTCTCTCTGAAGTTCGCGGCTACCTGGCCCCAGATATTAATGTCGAACGAAGTGATGTGCTTGCTGCTTGGTCCGGAATCCGCCCGCTCGTCCGTGACCCTAAAGTCAAGAGCTCCGAAGCCTTGGTCCGCAACCATCTCATCTCCGTTTCTCCATCTGGATTGTTGACTTGCGCTGGCGGCAAATGGACCACGTACCGTCAAATGGCCGAGGAAGCCGTGGACGAGGCGATCAAGGTGTTCGGCCTGAAGCCCCGGGCGGTTTCTCAGGTTCCGGACATCAGTGGTGTCGGTGGAAGTGGTTTGGTCTCCGACGGTGCCGTACTTGATGGTAGCTGCCAGACCCACCAAGTCCGTTTGATTGGAGCCCATGGATACTCCAAGACTCTCTTTATCAACCTCATTCAGCACTTCGGCCTGGAGACTGACGTGGCCAAGCACCTGACTGAATCTTATGGCGACCGCGCATGGCAGGTTGCAGCTCTGTCTGCTCCCACAGATGCTCGCTTCCCCCTCCGAGGCCGACGTATCTCGGCTTTGTATCCGTTCATTGACGGTGAAGTTCGCTATGCTGTCCGCCACGAATATGCTCAAACTGCAGTTGATGTCATTGCTCGCAGAACCCGGTTAGCTTTCCTCAACGCTGAAGCGGCACTGGAAGCTCTTCCCGGAATCATCGACTTGATGGGCGCTGAACTCAACTGGGATGACAAGCGAAAGGAAGTCGAATGGAAGGACTCGGTCTCCTTCCTTTCGTCAATGGGGCTCCCCAAGTCCCTTCTTGGAATATCCAGGTCGGAGGTCGAGGCAGGCAGGGTGAAGGAATTGGACCTTGCGGACCGGAAATCTTCCAGAACCG AGCCACCAGCAGACGTGCTCAATGGCGATAAGAGCAAGGATGGCTCAAAATCGTCTGATCCGTTGATCAGCCCTGAGTCCCCGGCCAATAAGTAG
- a CDS encoding putative Golgi matrix protein translates to MPEAAAVKSKKNKKNKGTANKNEAHVKLEDGEEEGSLSEQFDNLPDTQEANDSQPPTLAQATPVGAPERNDIAYNQSKGSADPKFYDDVHYNEFDPESPSSDRFDALVRDRDSLRAEVTDMRKSLEEIQLKHSAEMEAFQRKLDDAETKKEHAETQFQKLLERVNTIKAQLGERLKEDAEELAQANSKIEELEQQNSCLRDNLDAKTSELAELTQDIERKSNEIVTLRSRSNLSQQNWLKEKEELLQQESYLQSEFEQAKEAMHNWEILAMEERSIRESLGEKVIDLEEQLVALKDSYEKVACERDSQIATVDGLQRALQEIQSARKQELRDLVESSNTQLEELRRALQGAEAKAFEAESALQAAQKELERVKPFEKEVKEKNLLIGKLRHEAVTLNDHLTKALRFLKKGRAEDNVDRHIVTNHLLQFLALDRSDPKKFQILQLIAALLGWTDEQREQAGLARPGTSSNAGKFKMPSISMHRTPSTPTLATDFLDHGNPNKESLAELWSNFLEQESQASGNPESPKP, encoded by the exons ATGCCCGAAG CAGCAGCCGTCAAGTCgaaaaagaacaagaagaacaaagGCACTGCAAACAAAAACGAAGCCCATGTCAAGCTCGaggacggagaagaagaagggtctTTGAGTGAACAATTTGATAATCTTCCTGATACCCAGGAAGCCAAT GACTCACAGCCACCTACGCTAGCTCAGGCCACGCCAGTTGGAGCTCCTGAAAGAAATGACATCGCGTACAACCAATCGAAAGGATCTGCGGATCCGAAATTCTATGATGATGTACATTACAATGAATTTGATCCAGAGTCGCCCTCGTCGGACCGGTTTGACGCTCTTGTTCGAGATCGAGATTCTCTCCGCGCCGAGGTCACAGACATGCGCAAATCGTTGGAGGAAATACAGCTCAAACACAGCGCAGAGATGGAAGCTTTTCAACGGAAATTGGACGACGCCGAAACCAAGAAGGAGCACGCTGAGACACAGTTTCAGAAGCTCCTGGAAAGAGTGAACACCATCAAAGCTCAACTGGGCGAAAGGCTCAAAGAAGATGCT GAAGAACTGGCGCAGGCGAACTCGAAgatcgaggagctcgagcaACAAAATTCATGCTTGAGAGATAATTTGGACGCGAAAACCTCGGAGTTGGCAGAACTAACCCAAGATATCGAACGGAAGTCAAATGAAATTGTTACGCTGAGAAGCCGAAGCAATTTATCCCAGCAGAATTGGTtaaaagaaaaggaggagctTTTGCAACAGGAATCTTATCTGCAGTCCGAGTTCGagcaagcaaaagaagccaTGCATAACTGGGAGATTCTCGCTATGGAGGAGCGATCCATAAGAGAGAGCCTAGGTGAAAAGGTCATCGACCTTGAAGAGCAGCTGGTCGCTCTTAAGGACTCGTATGAGAAAGTCGCTTGCGAGCGTGATTCTCAGATAGCCACCGTGGACGGTTTACAACGTGCTTTGCAAGAGATTCAATCAG CTCGGAAACAAGAACTCCGTGACCTCGTGGAAAGCTCAAACACCCAGCTTGAGGAGCTAAGGCGGGCTCTCCAAGGCGCCGAGGCGAAAGCTTTTGAGGCCGAGTCAGCTCTTCAGGCTGCTcagaaggagcttgaaaGGGTAAAGCCGTTTGAAAAAGAAGTTAAGGAGAAGAACCTCCTGATTGGCAAGTTAAGACATGAGGCAGTGACACTGAATGACCATCTCACCAAAGCCTTACGATTCCTCAAGAAAGGCAGAGCTGAAGATAATGTCGACAG GCACATCGTTACAAACCATTTGTTGCAATTTCTCGCCCTTGATCGGTCAGATCCGAAGAAGTTTCAGATACTGCAGCTTATCGCAGCTCTCCTGGGGTGGACGGACG AGCAGCGCGAGCAAGCAGGCCTTGCACGCCCAGGAACATCAAGTAACGCCGGCAAGTTCAAAATGCCGAGTATATCCATGCACCGTACACCCAGCACACCTACCCTAGCCACAGATTTCTTGGACCACGGGAACCCGAACAAAGAGTCTCTGGCCGAACTCTGGTCTAATTTCCTAGAGCAGGAGTCACAGGCCAGTGGGAATCCAGAATCGCCGAAACCATGA